GCCCCATGCCGAGGATCATCAGCGTGTCGGCGCGCAGGAAGCGGTCGCCCGTCATCGTGCAGGAGATGCCTAGCCCCAGCATGATCGTGACGATGTTGGCCAGCTCGTTCTGGGCGCTGTTGGAAAGGCGCGCGACTACGCCGCTCTCGCGCAGCAGGTTGCCGAACATCAGAAAGCCGATCAGCGTTGACGACGAGGGCGCGAAGATGCCGACCACGATCGTGACGACGATCGGGAAGAGGATCCTGGCACGCTTGCTCACCGTGCGCCCGGCGCGGAGCGTCATGTTCATGCGCCGCTCCTCTTTGGTCGTCAGCGCGCGGACCACCGGCGGCTGGATGACCGGCACCATCGACATGTAGGAATACGCCGCCACGGAGATCGGTCCCAGCAGCTGCGGCGCGAAGCGGCTGGAGACGAAGATCGAGGTGGGGCCGTCGGCGGCGCCGATGATGCCGATCGAAGCCGCTTCCCTGACGCTGAAGCCGAAAACGTAATAGGCCAGCCCCATGGTGAGGAAGATGCCCGCCTGCGCCGTCAGGCCGAAGAGCGCGTAGACGGGGCGTTCCATCACGGGCGAAAAGTCCATCATCGCGCCGATGCCGATGAAGATCAGCAGCGGGAACATCTCGTTGGCGATACCGGCGTCGAACAGCACGCTGATCGCCCCCGGCACCACCGTGCCGTCCATGGCCTGCGTCAGCGCCGCCGTCATGGGAATGTTCACCAGCACGGTGCCGAATCCCATCGGCAGCAGCAGCGAAGGCTCGTATTCCTTGGCCACCGCCAGCCAGACCAGCGTCAGGCCGATGCCGATCATCACCGCCTGCTGCCAGGTCAGGCTCAAAAAACCCTGAAACAACGCTTCCAAAACGATTCTCCTCTCAAAATTCCAGCGATGCCGCGGCAGAGCGCGGCTCAGTCTTCCTCGGGCGGCAGCGGCTCGTCGAGCAAGGCGAGGTTGACGTGGCAGTAGCCGCACGGCTTCTTTTTCAGATAATCCTGATGGTATTCCTCGGCCGCATAAAAGTTGACCAGAGGCTCCACCGTCGTGACGACGGGCTCGTCCCAGTTCTTCTGTTCTTTGGCGAGAAGCTCCTCGGCCAGACGGCGCTCCTCGTCGT
This sequence is a window from Pyramidobacter sp. YE332. Protein-coding genes within it:
- a CDS encoding sodium ion-translocating decarboxylase subunit beta → MEALFQGFLSLTWQQAVMIGIGLTLVWLAVAKEYEPSLLLPMGFGTVLVNIPMTAALTQAMDGTVVPGAISVLFDAGIANEMFPLLIFIGIGAMMDFSPVMERPVYALFGLTAQAGIFLTMGLAYYVFGFSVREAASIGIIGAADGPTSIFVSSRFAPQLLGPISVAAYSYMSMVPVIQPPVVRALTTKEERRMNMTLRAGRTVSKRARILFPIVVTIVVGIFAPSSSTLIGFLMFGNLLRESGVVARLSNSAQNELANIVTIMLGLGISCTMTGDRFLRADTLMILGMGLVAFVFDTAGGVLSAKLLNLFMKEKINPMIGAAGISAFPMSSRTIQQMAAREKPGTFVLMQASAANVAGQIGSVVAGGLLLALLS